Proteins from a single region of Mycetohabitans endofungorum:
- the livH gene encoding high-affinity branched-chain amino acid ABC transporter permease LivH: protein MNDFFPQFAQQLVNGLTLGAIYALIAIGYSMVYGIIGMINFAHGEIYMIGAYVGLVALTAIGVQAGYPLLLVLGVALVVSVVVTGAYGYAIERVAYRPLRGGPRLVPLISAIGMSIFLQNYVQVGQGSRDLSVPVLISGALEFQFGDGFDVTLPYSRLVIVGVTLVLMIALTLFIGHSRMGRACRACAQDMQMANLLGIDTNRVISFTFVLGAMLAAVGGVLIGLSIGKLNPYIGFVAGIKAFTAAVLGGIGSIPGAMLGGVLLGLAETFASGYMPAEYKDVVAFGLLVLILLFRPTGLLGRLDVEKV, encoded by the coding sequence ATGAACGACTTTTTTCCTCAATTCGCCCAGCAGTTGGTCAACGGCTTGACGCTGGGCGCAATCTATGCACTGATCGCGATTGGCTATTCGATGGTGTACGGCATCATCGGCATGATCAACTTTGCGCACGGCGAGATTTATATGATCGGCGCGTACGTGGGGCTGGTCGCGCTCACGGCGATCGGCGTGCAAGCAGGTTATCCGCTGCTGCTCGTACTCGGCGTGGCGCTAGTGGTGTCGGTGGTGGTGACCGGCGCGTACGGCTACGCAATCGAGCGCGTCGCATACCGCCCGTTGCGCGGCGGACCGCGGCTGGTGCCGTTGATCTCGGCGATCGGCATGTCGATCTTTTTGCAGAACTACGTGCAGGTCGGTCAGGGATCGCGCGACCTGTCGGTGCCGGTGCTCATCTCCGGCGCGCTCGAATTCCAGTTCGGCGACGGCTTCGACGTGACACTGCCGTACTCGCGCCTGGTCATCGTCGGCGTGACGCTCGTGCTGATGATCGCACTCACGTTATTCATTGGGCACTCGAGAATGGGCCGTGCCTGCCGCGCGTGCGCGCAGGACATGCAAATGGCGAACTTGCTTGGCATCGACACGAACCGGGTCATTTCATTTACGTTCGTGCTGGGGGCGATGCTCGCGGCGGTGGGCGGCGTGCTGATTGGCTTGTCGATCGGCAAGCTGAATCCGTACATCGGGTTCGTGGCCGGCATTAAGGCGTTTACTGCGGCGGTGCTCGGCGGCATTGGCAGCATTCCGGGCGCGATGCTTGGCGGCGTGCTGCTGGGACTGGCCGAGACGTTCGCATCGGGCTACATGCCAGCCGAATACAAGGATGTGGTGGCCTTCGGGCTGTTAGTGCTAATTCTGCTGTTCCGGCCGACTGGCTTGTTGGGTAGGCTCGACGTGGAAAAGGTATGA
- the boxC gene encoding 2,3-epoxybenzoyl-CoA dihydrolase, with the protein MASLEPVAVPVDFRTDPSRYKHWKLCFDGPVATLALDVDEEGGIRSGYKLKLNSYDLGVDIELHDALQRIRFEHPEVRAVVLTSSKERVFSSGANIFMLGMSSHAWKVNFCKFTNETRNGIEDASRHSGLKFLAAVNGACAGGGYELAMACDEIWLVDDRSSSVALPEVPLLGVLPGTGGLTRLTDKRKVRHDRADLFCTVVEGIRGERAKQWRLVDEVVKPSQFAQAVQARALELAAQSDRPCDARGVALTPIERSTRDNGIAYQTLAVTLDRAARIATLTAKAPCGPQPADIDAIVAAGANWWPLRFGRELDDAILSLRTNEGEIGTWILRTSGDARAVLDVDAALVSHRDHWFVRETIGLLRRALARIDVSSRSLFALIESGSCFVGILAELAFAADRSYMQALPDNPSQQPAIVLSEANFGLYPMVTRQPRLARRFYGDDALFEALRDKIGMPVDPLEAERLGLVTAAPDDLDWPDEIRIALEERAAMSPDALTGLEANLRFNGPETMESRIFGRLSAWQNWIFNRPNAAGDKGALKAYGKGAKPQFDVARV; encoded by the coding sequence ATGGCCTCGCTGGAACCCGTTGCTGTTCCCGTCGACTTTCGTACCGATCCGTCGCGCTACAAGCACTGGAAGCTGTGCTTCGACGGTCCAGTGGCGACGCTGGCGCTCGATGTGGATGAGGAGGGTGGCATTCGCAGCGGCTATAAGCTCAAGCTCAATTCCTACGACCTGGGCGTGGACATCGAGCTGCACGATGCATTGCAGCGTATCCGCTTCGAGCACCCCGAGGTACGCGCCGTCGTGCTCACGAGCAGCAAAGAGCGGGTGTTTAGCTCCGGCGCGAACATTTTCATGCTCGGCATGTCATCGCATGCGTGGAAGGTCAACTTCTGCAAGTTCACCAATGAAACCCGCAACGGCATTGAGGATGCATCGCGCCATTCGGGGCTGAAGTTTTTGGCCGCCGTGAATGGTGCGTGCGCCGGTGGTGGCTACGAGCTAGCGATGGCTTGCGATGAGATCTGGCTTGTTGATGACCGGTCATCGTCTGTCGCGTTGCCGGAGGTACCGCTGCTTGGCGTGCTGCCTGGCACCGGTGGCCTCACGCGGCTGACCGACAAGCGCAAGGTCAGACACGACCGGGCTGATTTGTTCTGCACTGTGGTGGAGGGCATTCGAGGCGAGCGCGCGAAACAATGGCGGTTGGTCGACGAGGTGGTCAAGCCTAGCCAGTTTGCACAGGCAGTCCAGGCGCGCGCGCTTGAACTGGCGGCACAAAGCGATCGTCCCTGCGACGCGCGGGGCGTCGCGTTGACCCCGATCGAGCGCAGCACCCGCGACAACGGCATCGCGTACCAGACGCTCGCGGTCACGCTGGACCGGGCCGCGCGCATCGCGACGTTGACCGCGAAGGCGCCGTGTGGGCCGCAGCCCGCGGACATTGATGCAATCGTTGCGGCCGGGGCCAACTGGTGGCCGCTGCGGTTCGGCCGCGAATTGGATGATGCGATTCTGTCGCTGCGCACGAACGAAGGCGAGATTGGCACGTGGATTCTAAGGACATCGGGCGATGCGCGGGCTGTGCTCGACGTCGATGCCGCACTCGTGAGCCATCGCGATCACTGGTTCGTGCGCGAGACGATTGGCTTGCTGCGTCGCGCGCTGGCGCGCATCGACGTGTCATCGCGATCGTTGTTCGCGCTAATTGAATCCGGGTCATGCTTTGTCGGCATACTCGCCGAACTCGCGTTCGCGGCGGACCGCTCCTACATGCAGGCGCTGCCGGACAACCCGTCGCAGCAGCCGGCGATCGTGCTGTCTGAGGCCAATTTCGGCCTGTACCCCATGGTCACGCGGCAGCCGCGGCTGGCGCGGCGCTTCTACGGCGACGACGCGTTGTTCGAGGCGCTGCGCGACAAGATCGGTATGCCGGTCGATCCGCTGGAGGCAGAACGACTGGGTCTAGTCACCGCCGCGCCTGACGACCTGGACTGGCCCGATGAGATCCGCATCGCACTCGAGGAACGCGCCGCGATGTCGCCGGATGCGTTGACCGGCCTGGAGGCCAACCTGCGCTTTAACGGGCCCGAAACGATGGAGTCGCGGATCTTCGGACGCCTTAGTGCATGGCAGAACTGGATTTTCAATCGCCCGAACGCGGCCGGCGACAAAGGTGCGTTGAAGGCCTATGGTAAGGGCGCCAAGCCTCAGTTCGACGTCGCCCGCGTTTGA
- a CDS encoding HU family DNA-binding protein: protein MANRGATVARAALDSTRSRARSDGQGAIIGTVTTTVVNGEAVQLIGFGTGARAARIGRNPATGAQMQIDAAKTVKFIPGKAFKDAVNAA, encoded by the coding sequence CTGGCCAACCGAGGTGCCACTGTCGCACGTGCGGCGCTCGATTCTACACGCAGTCGTGCCAGGTCGGATGGACAAGGTGCGATCATCGGTACCGTGACCACGACGGTTGTCAACGGCGAAGCCGTGCAATTGATCGGATTCGGCACGGGCGCCCGGGCAGCGCGTATCGGCCGCAATCCGGCAACGGGGGCGCAAATGCAGATCGACGCAGCCAAGACCGTCAAGTTCATCCCCGGCAAGGCGTTCAAGGACGCGGTGAACGCCGCGTGA
- a CDS encoding helix-turn-helix transcriptional regulator: MKHSDTSRLADASVERGPELPANDGSGAGRDSRDPFLTAMGERVRLLRARRGMTRKSLAAETGLSERHLANLESGVGNASVLVLRQIALALNCPLAEVIGDETTSSAEWLLIRQLLHGRDPASLQRARVALADLFEQVRRDPDRNHRLALIGLRGAGKSTLGRMLAQERKVPFIELSRVIEQLAGGSPSDIHSLYGANAYRRYEHRALEAVIAEHPRVVIATTGGLVSEPATFNVLLAHCFTVWLQASPDEHMRRVIAQGDLRPMSGSSEAMEDLKRILAGRGELYGRADLSFDTNDKTLADAYLQLRDRLAVRLSADYES; encoded by the coding sequence ATGAAGCACAGTGATACATCGCGGCTTGCCGATGCGTCCGTTGAGCGCGGTCCCGAGTTGCCGGCCAACGACGGTTCGGGCGCCGGACGTGATTCGCGCGATCCGTTTCTAACTGCCATGGGCGAGCGGGTGCGGTTGCTGCGGGCGCGCCGCGGGATGACGCGCAAGAGTCTGGCGGCTGAAACCGGCTTGTCAGAGCGGCATCTAGCGAATTTAGAGTCCGGCGTCGGTAACGCTTCGGTGCTGGTGCTGCGCCAGATCGCGCTGGCTTTGAACTGTCCGCTCGCGGAAGTGATTGGCGACGAGACCACATCGTCGGCCGAATGGCTGTTGATTCGCCAGTTGCTGCACGGGCGTGATCCGGCGTCATTGCAGCGCGCACGCGTGGCGCTCGCTGACTTGTTCGAGCAGGTGCGGCGCGACCCCGACCGGAACCATAGGCTCGCGCTGATCGGCTTGCGAGGCGCCGGCAAGTCCACGCTTGGCCGGATGCTGGCGCAAGAGCGCAAGGTGCCGTTTATCGAGCTAAGCCGGGTGATCGAACAGTTAGCCGGGGGCTCCCCGTCCGACATTCACTCGCTATATGGCGCTAACGCGTATCGGCGCTACGAGCATCGCGCACTGGAGGCGGTGATCGCCGAACATCCGCGCGTGGTGATCGCGACAACGGGCGGCCTTGTGTCAGAGCCGGCCACGTTCAACGTGCTGCTCGCGCATTGCTTCACGGTATGGCTGCAGGCTAGTCCGGATGAGCATATGCGTCGCGTCATCGCCCAAGGTGATCTGCGCCCAATGTCGGGCAGCAGCGAAGCCATGGAAGATTTAAAGCGGATTCTGGCGGGGCGCGGTGAGCTGTACGGCCGGGCCGACCTGAGCTTCGATACCAACGACAAGACGTTGGCCGATGCTTATTTGCAGTTGCGCGATCGGCTGGCCGTACGGCTATCGGCGGATTATGAATCGTAA
- the boxA gene encoding benzoyl-CoA 2,3-epoxidase subunit BoxA, producing MAMLNQHLIDPQICIRCNTCEETCPNDAITHDANNYVVKAQVCNGCMACVPPCPTGAIDNWRQVSEADAYSIDAQFAWDELPSQQPIAQQGAGVSVASVSHRLEHLSDSGSDVLRGASVPPWSAARAHVNLYKQEAPATAVVAGNYRLTDETADSDIHHIVLDFGTTFFPILEGQSIGVVPPGAAPNGRPYHARQYSLANPRDGERRGCNNVSLTVKRVMRDHDGNPTRGVCSNYLCDLRKGDRVAVIGPFGSTFLMPNHPGSHLLMICTGTGAAPMRAMTEYRRRHQCDGAAGQLMLFFGARTPQELPYFGPLTNLPKGFIDADLAFSRVPGRPKRYVQDALRERAADVGPWLADRNTHVYVCGLKGMEEGVLLALRDIAQCHGLDWQRVWADLRREGRLHLEIY from the coding sequence ATGGCTATGTTGAATCAACACTTGATCGATCCGCAGATTTGCATCCGTTGCAATACGTGCGAGGAGACGTGCCCGAATGATGCGATCACGCACGATGCGAACAACTATGTCGTGAAGGCGCAGGTCTGCAATGGCTGCATGGCGTGTGTGCCGCCGTGTCCGACCGGCGCGATCGACAATTGGCGCCAGGTGTCCGAGGCCGATGCGTACAGTATCGACGCCCAGTTTGCCTGGGACGAACTCCCGTCTCAGCAGCCGATCGCCCAGCAGGGCGCCGGCGTGAGCGTCGCGAGCGTTTCGCACCGGTTGGAACATTTGTCGGATAGCGGCAGCGACGTGCTGCGGGGTGCCAGCGTGCCGCCGTGGTCGGCGGCCAGAGCGCATGTGAATTTATATAAACAGGAGGCGCCCGCTACGGCAGTTGTGGCGGGCAACTATCGCTTGACGGACGAGACTGCCGACAGCGACATCCATCACATCGTGCTGGACTTTGGCACGACGTTCTTCCCCATACTCGAAGGCCAATCAATCGGTGTCGTGCCGCCGGGCGCTGCGCCCAATGGCAGGCCGTACCACGCGCGCCAATATTCGCTGGCCAATCCGCGCGACGGAGAGCGACGCGGCTGCAACAATGTATCGCTCACGGTCAAGCGCGTGATGCGCGATCACGATGGCAACCCTACCCGCGGCGTGTGTTCGAATTACTTGTGCGATCTGCGCAAAGGTGACCGGGTGGCGGTGATCGGTCCATTCGGCAGTACGTTCCTGATGCCGAACCACCCCGGTTCACACCTATTGATGATCTGCACCGGCACGGGCGCCGCGCCGATGCGTGCGATGACCGAATATCGCCGCCGACATCAATGCGACGGTGCGGCCGGCCAGCTGATGCTGTTCTTTGGCGCGCGCACGCCGCAGGAGTTGCCCTATTTCGGGCCACTGACGAATTTGCCCAAGGGTTTCATCGATGCCGACCTTGCATTCTCGCGCGTGCCGGGACGGCCGAAGCGGTACGTGCAGGATGCCCTGCGCGAAAGAGCGGCCGACGTGGGGCCATGGCTGGCGGACCGCAATACCCATGTCTATGTGTGCGGCCTGAAGGGAATGGAAGAAGGGGTGCTGCTCGCGCTCAGGGACATTGCACAGTGCCATGGATTGGATTGGCAGCGGGTGTGGGCCGACCTCAGACGTGAAGGACGCCTGCATTTGGAAATCTATTGA
- the boxB gene encoding benzoyl-CoA 2,3-epoxidase subunit BoxB, protein MSSINYSDKIPNNVNLADDRVLQRALEQWQPNFLSWWNDMGPYGSQLDNVYLRTAVSVEPGGWAHFDYVRMPDYRWGIFLAPGEPDRKIHFGEHRGEAAWQDVPGEHRAHLRRIIVTQGDTEPASVEQQRHLGLTAPSLYDLRNLFQVNVEEGRHLWAMVYLLHRYFGRDGREEAGALLERRSGDENNPRILSAFNERTPDWLAFFMFTYFTDRDGKFQLSALAESGFDPLARTTRFMLTEEAHHMFVGESGVSRVIQRTAQVMNTLRTDDVSALRAAGVIDLPTIQRYLNFHYSVTIDLFGADQSSNAAAFYSLGLKGRFEESKRDDDHRLDTQHYRLLDVHDAQLVEREVPMLNAINEVLRDDYIKDSMAGVNRWNKVLEKAGIESRLSVPHKAFNRKIGAFAGMRVSPDGRVIDEAEWTANEASWLPTPEDRAFVASLMGRVVEPGRFANWIAPPVMGINRQPIDFEYVRFN, encoded by the coding sequence ATGTCTTCGATCAACTACAGCGACAAGATCCCCAACAACGTCAACCTGGCCGATGACCGCGTGTTGCAGCGTGCGCTCGAGCAGTGGCAACCGAATTTCTTGTCGTGGTGGAATGACATGGGGCCATACGGTAGTCAACTCGACAACGTCTACCTACGCACCGCGGTGAGCGTCGAGCCCGGCGGTTGGGCCCATTTCGACTATGTCAGAATGCCAGATTACCGGTGGGGCATCTTTTTGGCGCCTGGCGAGCCCGACCGTAAGATCCACTTCGGCGAGCACCGCGGCGAGGCGGCGTGGCAGGACGTGCCCGGCGAGCATCGCGCGCACCTGCGGCGCATTATCGTCACGCAGGGCGATACCGAGCCCGCGTCGGTCGAGCAGCAGCGGCACCTCGGGCTAACCGCGCCATCGCTGTACGATTTGCGTAACCTGTTTCAGGTCAACGTCGAGGAAGGCCGGCACCTGTGGGCGATGGTGTACCTGCTACACCGCTATTTCGGTCGCGACGGCCGCGAGGAAGCGGGGGCGCTGCTGGAGCGCCGCTCCGGCGACGAAAATAATCCTCGCATCCTTAGCGCGTTCAACGAACGCACGCCGGACTGGCTGGCGTTTTTCATGTTCACGTACTTCACCGATCGCGACGGCAAGTTTCAACTGTCGGCGTTGGCCGAATCGGGCTTCGATCCGCTGGCCCGCACGACCCGCTTCATGCTGACGGAGGAGGCGCACCATATGTTCGTCGGCGAGTCTGGCGTGTCGCGGGTGATCCAGCGTACCGCTCAGGTCATGAACACGCTGCGTACAGACGATGTGAGTGCACTGCGGGCGGCGGGCGTGATCGACTTGCCGACAATCCAGCGCTATCTGAACTTCCATTACTCGGTGACCATCGACCTATTCGGCGCAGACCAATCATCCAATGCCGCGGCGTTCTACTCATTAGGTTTGAAGGGGCGTTTTGAGGAAAGCAAGCGGGATGACGATCATCGGCTCGATACACAGCACTACCGGCTACTCGACGTGCACGACGCTCAACTGGTCGAGCGCGAGGTGCCGATGCTCAACGCGATAAACGAAGTGCTGCGTGACGACTATATCAAAGACTCGATGGCCGGCGTTAACCGTTGGAACAAGGTGTTGGAGAAGGCGGGCATCGAGTCGAGACTGAGCGTGCCGCACAAGGCATTCAACCGCAAAATCGGCGCGTTTGCCGGCATGCGCGTGTCGCCGGACGGTCGGGTGATCGACGAAGCCGAATGGACGGCCAACGAGGCGAGTTGGCTGCCGACGCCGGAGGATCGCGCGTTCGTGGCCTCGCTGATGGGCCGCGTGGTCGAGCCGGGCCGGTTCGCAAACTGGATCGCGCCGCCGGTGATGGGCATCAACCGGCAGCCCATCGACTTCGAATATGTCAGGTTTAATTGA
- a CDS encoding benzoate-CoA ligase family protein → MQALRESHAGATISASSPPAQFNFATHLFDLNRQRAQRLAYIDDAGTLTYGALQEHARRFASVMRARGVRPEERILLVMLDTVELPVAFLGALYAGVVPVIANTLLGPGEYAYMIEHSRARVVMASASLLPVVLPALDQAQADSCELIVSGVDHSAMPASRDDAAPVLQHLLDTAMPMAESIRSSRDDIAFWLYSSGSTGKPKGTVHTHANLYWTAELYGKSVLAINEHDIVFSAAKLFFAYGLGNALTFPLSVGATTVLMAERPNANAVFARLVRHRVTIFYGVPTLYANMLACPRLPAREQVALRICTSAGETLPKAIGERFSAHFGCEILDGIGSTEMLHIFLSNRPGDVEYGTTGTPVPGYEVELRDETGAPVADGEIGDLFIKGPSAALMYWCNREKSRTTFLGDWLRSGDKFRRQSNGRYVYAGRSDDMLKVSGQYVSPVEIEMSLVYHDAVLEAAVVGVEHDGLLKTRAFIVLKAHVSASDALANKIRAFVKQRLAPHKSPREIVFVDELPKTATGKIQRFKLRART, encoded by the coding sequence ATGCAAGCCTTAAGAGAGTCCCACGCTGGCGCGACGATCTCGGCCAGCTCGCCGCCGGCCCAGTTCAACTTCGCCACGCATCTATTCGATCTGAATCGCCAGCGCGCGCAGCGATTGGCCTACATCGACGACGCCGGTACACTAACTTATGGGGCGCTACAGGAGCATGCACGCCGCTTCGCGAGCGTCATGCGCGCGCGGGGAGTGCGGCCGGAAGAGCGGATCCTGCTGGTGATGCTGGACACCGTCGAGTTGCCGGTCGCGTTCCTCGGCGCGCTTTATGCTGGGGTAGTACCGGTCATTGCCAACACGCTGCTCGGCCCAGGCGAATACGCGTACATGATCGAGCACAGCCGCGCCCGCGTCGTCATGGCTTCCGCGTCGCTGCTGCCCGTTGTCCTGCCGGCACTGGATCAGGCACAGGCCGATTCGTGTGAGCTGATTGTCAGTGGCGTCGACCACAGTGCGATGCCAGCATCCCGCGATGATGCTGCGCCCGTGTTGCAACACTTGCTGGACACCGCGATGCCCATGGCCGAGTCGATCCGCAGTAGCCGCGACGACATCGCGTTCTGGCTCTATTCGTCCGGTTCGACCGGCAAGCCGAAGGGTACCGTGCATACCCACGCCAACCTGTACTGGACCGCGGAACTGTATGGCAAGTCGGTGCTAGCCATCAACGAGCATGACATCGTATTCTCGGCGGCCAAGCTGTTTTTTGCCTACGGATTGGGTAACGCGCTGACATTTCCACTCTCGGTCGGCGCGACCACCGTGTTGATGGCTGAACGCCCCAACGCAAACGCGGTGTTCGCACGACTCGTGCGGCATCGCGTCACGATTTTCTATGGCGTGCCCACGCTGTACGCGAACATGCTTGCCTGCCCGCGCTTACCCGCGCGCGAGCAGGTGGCGCTGCGCATCTGCACGTCCGCCGGCGAAACGCTGCCCAAGGCGATTGGCGAGCGATTCAGCGCGCACTTCGGCTGCGAGATCCTGGATGGCATCGGCTCAACGGAAATGCTGCATATTTTCCTGTCGAATCGGCCGGGCGACGTCGAATATGGCACCACCGGCACGCCGGTGCCCGGCTACGAGGTCGAACTACGCGACGAAACTGGCGCGCCCGTCGCGGACGGCGAGATCGGCGACCTGTTTATCAAGGGCCCCAGCGCGGCGCTGATGTACTGGTGTAACCGCGAGAAATCCCGTACAACGTTCCTCGGCGATTGGTTACGCAGCGGCGACAAATTCCGCCGTCAGTCCAACGGCCGCTATGTGTACGCGGGCCGTAGCGACGACATGCTCAAGGTCAGCGGCCAGTACGTCTCGCCCGTCGAAATCGAGATGTCGCTGGTGTATCACGACGCGGTGCTGGAGGCCGCCGTCGTCGGCGTCGAGCACGACGGTTTGTTGAAGACGCGCGCGTTCATCGTGCTCAAGGCTCACGTGAGTGCCTCGGATGCGTTGGCCAACAAGATCCGGGCATTCGTCAAGCAACGGCTCGCACCGCACAAGTCTCCGCGCGAAATCGTGTTCGTCGACGAGTTGCCGAAGACCGCAACAGGTAAAATCCAACGCTTCAAGCTGCGAGCACGAACCTGA
- a CDS encoding branched-chain amino acid ABC transporter substrate-binding protein, with protein MLSRLSSICFAVTCFALSAAAHAETVQIAIAGPMSGSVAQYGDMVKAGALTAIEQINAAGGAGGNKLEAVLLDDACEPKQAVAVANKVVSQHIKYVIGHVCSGSTIPASDIYENEGTVMVTPSATAPQLTEGKKRHFIFRTIGRDDQQGPVAAQYIIGHVKPKKVAVLHDKQSYGQGIATSVKKGLEVAKIPVMIFEGLNAGDSDYSAIVTKLKSQGVDFVYFGGYHPEMGLLLRQAREQGVKATFMGPEGVGNKDVTAIAGPASEGMLVTLPADFTADPANAALVKAFADKKRDANGPFQMPAYAAVQVIAQAITGSKSTDPAKVAAYLHQHTFSTPIGKVAYDAQGDLKSFKFVVYTWHKDASKTVAN; from the coding sequence ATGCTGTCACGTCTTTCCTCTATCTGCTTTGCGGTTACCTGTTTTGCTCTAAGCGCGGCGGCGCACGCGGAGACGGTGCAGATTGCCATTGCGGGACCGATGAGCGGTTCGGTGGCGCAGTACGGCGACATGGTCAAGGCCGGCGCGCTGACGGCGATTGAGCAGATCAACGCGGCGGGAGGAGCCGGGGGCAACAAGCTGGAGGCGGTGTTGCTGGACGACGCGTGTGAACCGAAGCAGGCGGTGGCGGTGGCCAACAAGGTGGTGAGCCAGCACATTAAGTACGTGATCGGGCACGTGTGCTCGGGTTCGACGATTCCAGCCTCGGATATCTATGAGAACGAGGGGACCGTGATGGTGACGCCGTCGGCGACGGCGCCGCAGCTGACCGAGGGCAAGAAACGGCACTTCATTTTTCGCACGATCGGGCGGGACGACCAGCAGGGGCCGGTGGCGGCGCAGTACATCATCGGGCATGTAAAGCCGAAGAAGGTGGCGGTGCTGCACGACAAGCAGTCGTACGGGCAAGGGATCGCGACGTCGGTGAAGAAGGGCCTGGAGGTGGCCAAGATTCCAGTGATGATTTTCGAGGGGCTGAACGCGGGTGATTCGGATTACTCGGCGATCGTCACGAAACTCAAGTCGCAGGGGGTGGACTTCGTGTACTTTGGCGGGTACCACCCGGAGATGGGGCTGTTGTTGAGGCAGGCGCGCGAGCAGGGGGTGAAGGCTACGTTCATGGGACCGGAAGGGGTGGGGAACAAGGACGTGACGGCGATTGCGGGGCCGGCCTCGGAAGGGATGCTGGTGACGTTGCCGGCAGACTTCACGGCGGATCCGGCCAACGCGGCACTGGTCAAGGCGTTTGCGGACAAGAAGCGTGACGCGAACGGGCCGTTTCAGATGCCCGCCTACGCGGCGGTGCAGGTGATTGCCCAAGCGATCACGGGAAGCAAGTCGACGGATCCGGCGAAGGTGGCCGCGTACTTGCACCAGCATACGTTCAGCACGCCAATCGGCAAGGTGGCCTATGACGCGCAGGGCGACTTGAAGTCGTTCAAGTTCGTGGTCTACACCTGGCACAAGGATGCGAGCAAGACTGTCGCGAACTGA
- a CDS encoding DUF4863 family protein yields MSPQDFHRMIARVTEPLAGRELDGALADWLNARWSPQSAEYRELAQACQAGVAQGWMCNREHAGIRYGRIFEPDASTSGFSVDVVDMADVAGPHHIHPHGEIDLIMPITPNATFDGHAAGWCVYGPGSEHRPTVSNGRALVMYLLPHGAIEFSPA; encoded by the coding sequence ATGTCGCCACAAGACTTTCACCGCATGATCGCGCGTGTAACGGAACCGTTGGCCGGACGTGAACTTGACGGCGCGCTGGCTGACTGGCTCAATGCCCGCTGGTCGCCGCAGAGCGCCGAATACCGCGAGCTGGCGCAAGCCTGTCAGGCCGGCGTCGCACAGGGTTGGATGTGCAACCGCGAACACGCAGGCATCCGTTATGGCCGAATTTTCGAACCCGACGCCAGCACTAGCGGCTTTTCCGTCGATGTCGTCGACATGGCCGATGTGGCCGGCCCACATCACATCCATCCGCACGGCGAGATCGACCTGATCATGCCGATTACGCCGAACGCAACATTTGACGGCCACGCTGCCGGTTGGTGCGTCTACGGTCCCGGCAGCGAGCATCGGCCAACGGTCTCGAACGGCCGCGCGCTGGTGATGTATCTGCTGCCCCACGGCGCAATCGAATTCTCCCCCGCCTGA